Genomic segment of Zingiber officinale cultivar Zhangliang chromosome 11B, Zo_v1.1, whole genome shotgun sequence:
cgtCGGCAAGGGGGGGAGGGGAGAGACCGCCGACGCCGCCCCCCCCCTAGGTAGATCCGCCcctgatcataagatctacgtaCAATTGTGGATCTGAGTCTACATTCAAAACCCCTTATCACTAGCTTGCTACATACTTAGAACACTGTAGTAGAAAGGACTATTATGGAggcttgagttttcaaattaatttgctTGTATTTTCTAATACGTTATTATTAGAGGACTTCATTGATTGGATTAACAAAGTGGAGAAGAGTTTCTattatgaagaaattttcaaTAAGGTGAAAGTAAAATTGGTTGCCTTTAAATTCAGAGGTCTAGCATCAGCATGATGGATGTACACTCACGAAACTAACAAAACAAGACTAAGATCAAAGATTGGGAGGAGATGAAAGATCATTTTCTTTCTTTCGGGCACACTAAAAAATTGTTCCAAAGACGATTAGATTTTGCCATGGAGGACAATAACTTCGACATCCGAGATGACTTAGACGGATTCATGGATTCAAAGATGATTTAGAGAAAGAATTTGACACAAAAGAAGTTAATCAACCTAACACGCTTCAATTTATGAAAGACCCTAAAGAAGATGAGTTAGACCCATATGATAGAAGCCTAGAAGGCCACTTTCTCGGACAGCAATCAACAtcatagttcttttattaaagaGGAAGGCAAGACATCTATAGCAATAAAAACTCGAGCCCatactccctctcctcctcttcttataGTTTAAAAGAGGAAATATTTTCAAGTGATAGCTATGGTGAAAATTGGCAACAGAATGCTCCTCCAGCAGATCACGTTGTAAAGCTTCCTCCTCGACCACTACCTCCTCCATTTCTCCATCGCTTATGATAAATAGCAGTGGAGGTTCTGTATCCAATAATTATCCTTATGAGAGCCACTATCTCCACCATCTCCTGGTGTTGCCCTTGGATTCTTCAAAAACACTTTTAATTATGAAGAATTGTCTACGACAACAAATTACTTTTCTGATGCAAATCTCTTGGGACAAGGTGGTTTTGGTTTCGTGCATAGAGGAGTTCTTCCAGATGGTAAAGAAGTTGCAGTAAAACAATTAAAAATAAGAAGTGGGCAGGGTGAATATGAGTTCCAAGCAGATGTTGAGACAACCGCTACAAAGCCCACAATAAAGGGATTAGCTGACACTGTATCGGTTACTCTATCTGGGGCATCAAAACAAGAACTACCTAGAATTCAAATGGCTTTTAGTTGAGTTGGAGAATGGAgatataatataataattatagGCCCTGATTTATCACCCGAAGTGTAGTATTTACCAGTAGATTTTGCTGATTTTGTACAAGAggactattttaaattttaagacgAAATTTTTTTAATCTAGACACGATGGATGTAGGAGGATctaaagattattattattatttttagttaattttttttagtatttaagatattttttaataatttctatTTGGATTTTGAGTAGGTTTTAGAAttgtgaatatttttttttaaggatttCTTTACTTTTTTACTATATAAGAATTTTCaatatattatgattttttttatttgattttagaATCTTAGGtatgaaatttatataaatatctaTTTAATTGTTTACGTAATTAtccttattattaaataattttttcagaaaaattTAAAGGAAAAAAGTCAAAATTATCTTGTCCGGTGTCAATAAACAAACAGAAAtatagttaatttgtccaaaaataaaattaaaaagtcaAAATTATCGACTTGAACCAGAAAAAAAGCATGGTCAAGATTACCCAAAACACAGTCCATAGTTGGActgttcaaattaattaaaattttttattaatcaatcaGTTCATCAATAAGGCAACTGAAGAAGAAAACTTTACGGGCATACCTTGCTCATATCTAGATGAGTTGATACtgtaaaagaaaattttacaGGCATATCTTACTCATATTTTTGTCACTTATATTAATAGTTAATAGTCATTTATgatatattttttctatattctGTGTTGATATAGGAATAAATTAACGGAGGTATTGGAGCGAATTACCACgtgtaaaagaaaattttagatgtCAGAACTTCTGAACTCAGATTACTGAGATAATGCCAATTTACAGTTAACGTGCTTTGTCTTCCACTGATGTGACTGCAAGCCCCCAAAGAAACAAAAAAACTTTCAAGAATTCTCTTGAACGAAGCTTGACATGGTGGAAAAGTTGAAATGACTTCGCTTGGAAGGCTATTTTCTAGACAAAAATCTCGAGGACATTGCTATTTTCTAGACAAAAATCTCGAGGACATTGCATTAAAAAGTCTACTGGCCTGAAAACCTGTAAGATATGTGAGTTCAGATCCTTGCAGATGATTGAAATTCTGCAAAAGTGTGCGAGTTTTATGGTAAAGAATGCTTTAACAGCACAGATCGTATGCATGTGCGATCAACATTAAGAAAGGGACTCAGACAAACGACAGAATTGGTCATGTTACACAAGGCCCTCCTGCACAATGATGAAAGCCGATCCAAGCAGAAATAATAACAGGTTGAAAGAGTAAAACCTTCAGGTTCTTTCATGGGAATGGGTACCCACAACAGAGCACGCAGTGGGCTCTCTGGTTTGAGAAAGGCCTAGCCCCAGTGGGAGTCAAGTGCAATAATTCCCACTGGTGCCCAACTTAGCACAGGCAGGGATGGACAAAACTAGTGCCCTTCCTGCTAGATTTGATGATGGCACAAATCCTTTATTGTCCTGCCTATTTGTCCTTTGCTGGTGATGCAGCTGCAATTCTCTTAATTATCTGTTCGTGGGAAATCATATTCAAGATGCAAATTGTTATAAAAGCAAAGAACAGTCCCTGAAATGCCAATTTGGCAGCTTGCTGATCACCAGCATTATTCATCTACTGTGTTCAAGCTCTGAATCAAGCAAGTTGATTGAACATGAAAAATACTTGATATCAGACAAAAAAAATGGGACCAGAAATCTCCCTTGAGTGATTGCATAATCTACAAGACATGTACAAGGTCAGAAAGCTCACCTCGACTGAGAATGGCAGCACTGATGTAaggatatataaaaaatatgaaattCCTGTACACTTTTCAAGATCTCCAACGAAAGAGACTAGATACAATTCTTCATCACGAATATCTAAAGATTTCATTCGATCTAGAggagaaaaattaaagaaaagcaGCACCATGCAGACAATTGTAGGTGCCTAATAACGCCAGAAGAATGCGTTCCATGCTTGAGCTTTGGGAGGTGGAAGAGACAAGAAGATGAGTTCTCAAATCACGTGTGGAAGGATACAAGTGCTAGAGACAAGAAATTAGACAAATAAATACACAAGGCCCACTCGATTAATGCATGTAATTAATTGGAATaagtaatatatatacatatacatataATCCCCACGGCTGTGAACTCTACTTTCCTATTGCATGAACTGCCAATTACCCTCTGAGTATGATCAATCATGGTTAAAGAAGAAAACAATTAATATTGTGCTAGAAAAGAAAGAGCAAGCACGAGATCATGATTGTTCTCCCATCAAGTGATCATTCTCCCATGAAGAGTCTATGAGCCTTTTCTCTGACTATTTGTTTTTTCATGCCGACAGAGCATTTGAGCTccttaacaataaaaaaaaaaaatcataaatgagGATGTCATCACTGATTTGTCTACTAGCATTTAATTAGCATATTGAAATTCATTTATTGCCCGTATTTAGCCACGCCTCCATTATTCTTCAATACTTATCCTTTCACAGCTttgtcttttcttttcctttggtgCAACACGGCTGTCTTTCAAACCCAATAATTCTTGCTCTACAACTACAAGCAGTATCGATATGAGATATATAAAGAAAGAAGTTATTTTATACAAATCTATGGTTGTTTGATTTCATGTTGAGTTAAATTCTAACTAAAaggtcaagaaaaaaaaaacaaattgttATTGAACTTCATTGCAATTTCTTTACTTTTCCCAAGTTTACAGGAAAAGGactgaaaaaaaaattctctctacTCTTTATTCTCGCTTTATCAAAGTAAGATCGCCAGTAACGGTTACATATGGATCACAAAACCAACAAGTTTTTATGAAAATCAAATAAACAGACGCCCAAATGAATATTCCCCAGACAGTGACTGTAATTCTGGAAAAAAAAATATTCGTACGTAATTTAAAAAAAGTATCCCATCACTATTTTGCTTACGTTTCCATCATAAATATATCAGACGTGCGCTGCAAATGGTCCTCCTCTGTATACTTTTCTCGATGGAGCATGGAGATGTTTGGTCAAAGTCGGCAGTGGAGCAGTTTACAATTGAAAGATTTTGGGGGTGTATAAAATATAATAGGACAGCACAAAAGAGTCAAAAGTTGATTATGTCTTAAAGAGCAGAGTTCGAGCTTAATCATGTTCTCCATGATTAATCTACACTATGAAGATCAGGAAGTGGTTTAAAGTCTACGTTATTACTTTAATCTGTTCCCCAGCTGccagattagtaattaattaagaGACAGGAGCGCGGTCTAGTTTGAAATTAGGCATCTGTAGTTCTGTATAGAAAGTAATTAACGTTGGCGCCGATGCTAGATTTTCTCAAAATGGTCAAAGACATGGTCGATGATTATGCTGGAAGTCAAATGAGGGATGACGAAGTCTGCTCTCCGTGTCATCAACTTTCATCCTCGAGGCCTGAAACCATGTGTGCGCAACTAACATCAGCTTGTTAGTCTTATGAGACGAGGAAAGAGGCAACGCAGGGCAGAGCACAGGACAGCCATTACCTACTCTGCTCTGCTCTGCTCTGCCCTGCTCAAACACGTTCATGCTCCACTAGCTAGCTGCCTCTGCAAAAAGATTCGTGAATCCTGGTAAAGGTCCTTGCATTGCGATGGCGATGATGATGAGGATGAGCCCCGTGGTGATGGCTGCCATGATGATGCTGGGTTAACCCAACCAATCTTGTCATTCGAGCTCGTCCCAAAAAGAATAAATATAATGGGTGCCATCAACATAATGATCTTTCTCTGCCGTTTGAAATTTGAATAATAGATAAGGTTATGATGGTGTTTCGAATTAATACAAAAAAGAAGGCCTGCCTGTATATATGCTTTTGACGCAGTAGAATCCTTCCATCGCAAGCCTCAATTCAAAAGCTCGATATACTTGTTTTGAGTTAGTACTCTACGCGGCCACAGAGAAGAGAATCTCTCGCCATCGCGATCCCTACAAGAGAAGCAAACGCCCGCTACAGTCCAAGCGAGCACCGACtggtttttctcttttttttgcaTGGGAAGCGTTGGGAACGTAGATGAAGCTGTTCTCACGGTTTTACTGGACTGACTAAAGCTTCGTCGCGTTGGGGACGACCTCCAACTTTTCCTAGTATTTTAACTGAAGATTCTGAGCGAGTTTTGACTTTGGCCGTCTGCGAGCGAGGAGGTGCGAGGTGAATAATATTTCAACGTTCTCGCTCGTTCGCGGCGGCGAGCAGAAGGAGCTGGAAAAAATTAAATAGCAATCGAATCCGTGATCTGGCGCGTCAACTTGCTTTTGGACCGCTGGAGGGACCCACCTCGAGTTTGGTACGCCGACGCCCGCCCAACGCTCTCCGCCCTTCGATCCTCCACTCGAAGAAGGACGACCGTGGAGATCGATTAACGGCGACGTCCGCGATCCGGCTGTCACGTAACGGCCTCCGTCAGTTCTGATGGTTAATAAATTCCGTCCATCTGCCTCGCCTCGcagcccctctctctctctctctctgccgcGCGACGACTCTCACTCACTTGGCTGCAGCTTTCTCGGCTTCTCTGATGAAAGCTTGAGAGAGGTGGTGAGTGTCGCGTTGCTGTCGTTCTGCTGTTCTCGGTTCGAGTCAGTCCGGGATGGAGAAGAAACAAGGCAAGGAGAGAGAGCGCATCGAGACCGTCCTCAAGATCTTAAAGAAGCAAGTTCCTCTCACAATGAAGCAGGTTTTCAATCTCACTCGCGCCTCTTTCTTCATCTGCTCGCATCGACTGCGTGCTCTTTCTTATTTTGTCGCTGGGGTGGCACTGGCAGGAGAAGTACTGCAACGACGCCTGCGTCGAACGATTCCTGAAAGCCAAGGGAGACAACGCGAAGAAGGCGGCGAAACAACTGAGAGCCGCCCTTTGCTGGAGAGAGAGCGTCGGAACCGGTTCCTTCTCTTTCCCATTTTCAACAAATCTCTTTCGTTTGTTTTCTCAAATCGTCCAAAAAATGAGGCGCCTGCATGCTCCGACTCAGATCGTTTGATAGCCGACGAGTTCTCTGAGGAACTGGCCGGTGGTTTTGCTTACGTCGCAGGTCACGACGACGAAGCCAGGCCAGTCGTGGTAAGCATCTGATATACATTCCTTCAACTCTATCCGATCACGCTACTGATCGATCGCCATTATTGGCACTGTGTTGCAGGTTTTCCGCATCAAGCAGGAGTATCCAAAAACTCACTCACAGAAATTGTGAGACATATTCCTCATTCTACTCTGTGTTTTCTTTTCGGGTGCATTATTAATAGCATGTTTCCTGCAGGTTTGTGCGCTTACTGGTCTTCACGCTGGAAGTGGCGATCTCATCCATGTCCAGATTCGTGGACCAGTTCGTTGTGCTTTTTGATGCAAGTACGTTCAAAAACTCCAGTAATCGGTGCTCTACCAACATACTTACTGTTAATCACCGACGAATAACGCATTAACATCTTCTTGGAAAAGATAATTCACGATTAATTAAAAGTATCCACTGGTGTCTGCCCTGTTGCAAGTCAAAAGAGCCCACTGGGGCTGTCTGCTCTGCTATGCTCTGTTCTTGCGGAGAGCTGTCTCCCGACCAAAACAAAACCTAAGCATCGAGCTCCAGGCACTGACCTTAATCACTATATTACTAGACCAGCTTTACCGTATATAATCGTGTTTGTTCTATGCGAAGACAGGAGCACAGACTACTTCTTGTTCTATTCTGTACACCATTTTCTCTGTTTTTTAAAAACAACATTTCAAATTAAAAAGAACACACACAAATTTGCAGCAGGCTTCTTCAGGTCGGCGTCGGCTTTCCTCAGCTTCCTCATGGGCACTCTCAAGATCATCTACGACTACTATCCATGTCGTCTTCACAAGGCTTTCGTCATCGATGCTCCTTCCCTCTTCTCCTATCTCTGGAAGGTATTAATGCTGATGTTCTTACCGTGCCATTTGTTGAAATTTTTGGTATGGTTTTGATGAGTAGTGACGCAGGGTGTTCGCCCATTTGTGGAGCTGTCGGCCGTCACGGTGGCGGTCTCGTCCCTCGACTTTGACGAGTCGCTTGAGGATGCTGTATTCGGGTCTTACCCGACGAGGACGGCGTCGCTCCGGTTCGACCGGGCTGCCGCCGGCGCCACGGCCTCCGCGAGGGTCGGCGTCTCCAAGTCTTCGCGCTTCTCCTTCACCGTCTCTCACCTTGACTCCCTCAAGCCGTGGTACCTCTCCACCAGCACGGCCACTCCGCGCGCGGCGCCCAACGCGAGCCCCTCCATCGTCGGCGCGTCCCCGCTCAACGCTCGGTCCTTCTCCTTCGCTTCCCCGGCGGCGCGATCCGCTCCGCGCTTCGCATGGTCGCCCGCCCCGCGCAGCATTCCGTCCACCCCGTGCAAATTCCCGCCGCCAAAGCAGCAGCGtaaaccgccgccgccgccgccgccgccgccacagcagcagcagcagcaactgAGGACGCCGCGTCCTTCGTTCTTGCAGTCGCCGGCGGCGCTGTTCTCCTTCCGCAAAGAGGCCCACGCGGCGCAGAgccgagaggagagggagagggaatcgTTCCTGCCCTACCTCGGGTTCCACCGTCGGCCGTACGATGAGATGGTGTACCGCGCGAAGATGCGGCCGCCTCTAGGCGGGCTCATCTCCATCATCTCCCCGCACCTCAGGCAGCGACAGCAACAACAAATGCGGCGCAACGCCATTAACATCCACCACCACCAACACCTCAAGATGCAAACGCTAAACTATTGAACTAAAATTTGCTTTCTTAATTTTCTCTTTATTTAATTCCCCTGACGAGAGTAATTATACCCACGACTCCACCATAACGTCCTTTGCACCGGTGTAATTCGCTACATGATCATCAGAACCAGTTGCCGTTTCTTTGCCATGTAAAAAATTAATCTCCAGTCGTTAATATACAGCGCATAATTGTTCCTTAAATCCCAGGAAGAACATGTAGTCGACGTGGTAAACAAGGGAAGCCAATCGAAGGGGTTCTGATTTAAACTCGTTTCATGAAATATgacaaattaatttgaaaaataactcGTAGGACAGGATAAATTGACAGCGAACAAGTATGTTGAGGCAGAGTTGGAGAAGATAAATTGAGGGGGAAAAAATTGGAAAAGATTTCAACTAGGGAAGATCCCcggtaaaaaaaactaaaatgggTGTCGTGATCCGGTAAATTGGTCAATAATTAATAAGCTTGCTCATGTGCGTTGAGGCGGCTGCTAATTCAAAACTTCTGTCTTTTAATTTTCAGAAGCTGAAAGCGCCCTTCCCCTTACACAACGACTGCTAAATAATTAGGGGATAAGATTTAGAAGCCGAAAGCATGATTCAAAGTCTGGTGGCATCAATTTAAATAGCCGAAGCTGGAGGTTACATAGCTTTGGCTTTGTCATCTATACATGTTTCACCTTATGAAATATTTCCCAATCACCCTTTTCTTGTGAGAGGGAAAAAGAGAAACAATAACGGCTTTATGTGAAGCATGGCATCATTTCCCCGCTCAAAATTTTTGCAATTTTGTTAAAACTGGACGAAACCCAGCCTGTTCAATCCGGATGGCTAAATAACCGTTCAAAATTGGTCAGATTTTGGTTGACCTGGTTAAATCTAGGAGCCGAAACTCCAAAATGTAATTGACAAACTCATTTAGCTTCGATCTACTAGAAACCTCcaaggttttgatatttgacaatgtttCAGTTTAACCAAGAATTAATTCAAACAAGCCTTAATATTTAGAAAAGAGAAATCTAGTTAGAACTAGATAACTAGTAAGAGAAAGTCCTAACCGCAGGCTAGGCATGTAAGAAATAACTAGTCCTAACGGAAagttaggcaaggaagtccttgtCGAAGAGATTAGGCAGAAAATCTTAACAGATCGAGGATATCGAGAGGAAAGTCTTGGGGTTGAAGACACCAAACGAGGAGTCTAGATAGGTCGAGGATCATAATAGATCTAACGAAAAGTCTCAAAGATCAAGATcaaaattgagaaaaaaattcAAGTAAGTCAGGAGGACTGAAGGCTTGGCAAGGTAAAATCCTACGGAATAAACCTTAGGTGCTAAAGTTTTGGAGGAGTTGACTCCAAGCAAAAGATAAGTCTAGTAGGTTAGATCTGCAAGGTAAGGCTTAGGTCAAATAGACTAGGCTTAAGTTGTTTGTTTGTTGTTGTATATTTGTCTTGCAAAAACCTGGAGCGAGAAGATTGGAAATCAAAGAGACGCAAAAAAAAGCAACAAAGTGGCTTGGACAAACTGTCGGTGCCTGGATGGCCAAGGATCCTAGATTTATTTTAGACACGTCCAAGAGCCTTCATCTGTTCTGTCCAAGAGCCCCTATAGGTTTCAGGAGCTTGGATAATCCAGATTCAACCCAAGAGGATCGACTCATGACGTGGTATAATATTTAGACGCTTAGAAAAGTTCTAGACACCTAGACCAGGATGTGAACGAAGTAGGTTAATGTCATGACTATTTTGGATTTAGATAGACTCAGCCAGTGTTCTAAATGATAGTTGAGACGATAACCTAGACGCCACCTAGGCGATAGGCGAACCTCAACCACACCATCTTGAACTGCACCGCCTTATGTTTAGATAGCGATAAACCGTTTCTGATTCAGACTCAAGCAATGAATCTAGACTCATCGTCGTCTCAGGCGACGCGTCCGGACTTATTATCGGACTTCGGGGACGCGTCCAACTCCGAAACACAAAAGTCAATCGCCGAATAGAATAAGTTTTTTTAACTTAGGATTTAATCAAaactttatattaataattttaataatgattGGGATCATTTTAAATAGACTTAAATAAAGTTcaataaaattatcctattaatatatatatatatatatatatatatatatatatatatatatatatatatatatatatatatatatatatatatatattaaaaaaaatatttatattaacgtctttttatttttggttaatatatttatagtaatttttttaaaaaaaattatcccttatttaatttttatcctttaattaatatattatttaattatgtataaaaatagtaaaaaaaaaattaaccaccTGAGCACTGCCTAAACACCGCCTAAGCAGCAAAGGTGATAGGCAATCATTAACCACACCACCATTGCCTATCGTCATTTACAACACTGAACTCAAATAAAGAGTGTCCAAAAGGCCAAGCATCCAAAATGGATTTTTATAAAATGTTGCAAACAAAAGCTTTATATCATAAATTCTCTACTTCTCATACTATCTATGCTCAAAGATGAATAGCCAAAACTCTGCTTGTACAACGAAGATCTAGGAGGGGTGCGCGACACTCAAGAATTTTCATTTGCTTATTTTATTTACAAATTGTGCATTTTCTATTATATTATTTAACTTCCACTCAAACTGTAAGATGGATTTCTCCGTCTCTAGAAATCATCCAAGAAAGAGAACACTAGTAGACTTACACTAAGTGCATAGATCTTGGATGTATTAA
This window contains:
- the LOC122035126 gene encoding SEC14 cytosolic factor-like isoform X2, with the protein product MEKKQGKERERIETVLKILKKQVPLTMKQEKYCNDACVERFLKAKGDNAKKAAKQLRAALCWRESVGTDRLIADEFSEELAGGFAYVAGHDDEARPVVVFRIKQEYPKTHSQKLFVRLLVFTLEVAISSMSRFVDQFVVLFDASFFRSASAFLSFLMGTLKIIYDYYPCRLHKAFVIDAPSLFSYLWKGVRPFVELSAVTVAVSSLDFDESLEDAVFGSYPTRTASLRFDRAAAGATASARVGVSKSSRFSFTVSHLDSLKPWYLSTSTATPRAAPNASPSIVGASPLNARSFSFASPAARSAPRFAWSPAPRSIPSTPCKFPPPKQQRKPPPPPPPPPQQQQQQLRTPRPSFLQSPAALFSFRKEAHAAQSREERERESFLPYLGFHRRPYDEMVYRAKMRPPLGGLISIISPHLRQRQQQQMRRNAINIHHHQHLKMQTLNY
- the LOC122035126 gene encoding SEC14 cytosolic factor-like isoform X1; its protein translation is MEKKQGKERERIETVLKILKKQVPLTMKQEKYCNDACVERFLKAKGDNAKKAAKQLRAALCWRESVGTDRLIADEFSEELAGGFAYVAGHDDEARPVVVFRIKQEYPKTHSQKLFVRLLVFTLEVAISSMSRFVDQFVVLFDATGFFRSASAFLSFLMGTLKIIYDYYPCRLHKAFVIDAPSLFSYLWKGVRPFVELSAVTVAVSSLDFDESLEDAVFGSYPTRTASLRFDRAAAGATASARVGVSKSSRFSFTVSHLDSLKPWYLSTSTATPRAAPNASPSIVGASPLNARSFSFASPAARSAPRFAWSPAPRSIPSTPCKFPPPKQQRKPPPPPPPPPQQQQQQLRTPRPSFLQSPAALFSFRKEAHAAQSREERERESFLPYLGFHRRPYDEMVYRAKMRPPLGGLISIISPHLRQRQQQQMRRNAINIHHHQHLKMQTLNY